A single region of the Streptomyces sp. NBC_01381 genome encodes:
- a CDS encoding ferredoxin reductase, protein MTSTALRSRAWKLLEMVTTPLLPSDYLDLVGPLRAGADLRGRIEAVHPETGDAATIVIRPGRGWRGHTAGQYVRIGVDVDGVRLWRAYSITSPTNRPDGRVTITVKAIEDGKVSNHLVRRAKPGTLIQLDQPAGDFVLPQAKPAKVLYLTAGSGITPVMGMLRDIEFDDVVMVHCAPQPQDVIFRNELHDLVADKKLRLTEVHTDTDGMLDIARLDELVPDWAERETWACGPAGLLDAAEEHWTEHGVQERLHTERFRPSIVVAGDGGEVTFSATGKTVDADGATPLLDIGEEAGVLMPSGCRMGICFGCVTPLKAGAVRDLRTGEITEAEPGVLIQTCVSAAAGPCDIER, encoded by the coding sequence ATGACGAGTACAGCCCTCCGCAGCAGGGCGTGGAAACTGCTGGAGATGGTCACGACGCCGCTGCTGCCGTCGGACTACCTCGACCTGGTCGGCCCGCTGCGTGCGGGCGCTGACCTGCGTGGGCGCATCGAGGCCGTGCACCCCGAGACGGGTGACGCCGCGACCATCGTGATCAGGCCGGGACGGGGCTGGCGCGGCCACACAGCCGGTCAGTACGTGCGGATCGGGGTCGACGTCGACGGGGTGCGCCTGTGGCGTGCCTACTCCATCACCTCGCCGACAAACCGCCCAGACGGCCGCGTCACGATCACCGTGAAGGCGATCGAGGACGGCAAGGTCAGCAACCACCTGGTCCGCAGGGCGAAACCGGGCACGCTGATCCAGCTCGACCAGCCGGCCGGTGACTTCGTGCTGCCGCAGGCCAAGCCCGCCAAGGTGCTCTACCTGACGGCCGGCAGCGGCATCACGCCCGTGATGGGCATGCTGCGCGACATCGAGTTCGACGACGTCGTCATGGTCCACTGCGCGCCACAGCCGCAAGACGTGATCTTCCGCAACGAACTGCACGACCTGGTCGCGGACAAGAAGCTGCGGCTCACCGAGGTGCACACCGACACAGACGGCATGCTCGACATCGCCCGTCTCGACGAACTCGTGCCCGACTGGGCCGAGCGCGAGACCTGGGCCTGCGGGCCCGCGGGCCTGCTCGACGCCGCCGAAGAGCACTGGACCGAGCACGGCGTCCAAGAGCGCCTGCACACCGAACGCTTCCGCCCCAGCATCGTCGTCGCCGGCGACGGCGGCGAGGTCACGTTCAGCGCCACCGGCAAGACCGTCGACGCGGACGGCGCCACGCCGTTGCTGGACATCGGCGAGGAGGCCGGCGTGCTCATGCCCTCCGGATGCCGCATGGGCATCTGCTTCGGCTGCGTCACGCCGCTCAAGGCGGGCGCCGTCCGCGACCTGCGCACCGGCGAGATCACCGAGGCCGAGCCCGGCGTCCTCATCCAGACCTGCGTGTCCGCCGCGGCGGGCCCCTGCGACATCGAACGGTAG
- a CDS encoding CdaR family transcriptional regulator, translated as MSQAIRRASELALDETTVTALRAVLKTTADEVVQAIIDEVPSYANALSGRMGGTIRRAVRTALGHYLDLASGNATGGDAGDAAYELGRGEVRDGRSMDALLSAYRVGARVAWRCLAAGAVPAGLPAAEVAKFAELTFAYIDELSAASAAGHADELAARGRAHERHLEQLARDLLAGASPDVLLASVQRAGWQPPVSLTAVLLPAVQARPAYRALDPSTLVLDDLPDSTGVLLVPDADRSHLLRQLTDRTAVVGPARPWTRASASYARAVRARSLSSDIRDTEDHLPELVLSADAEAFADLRARALAPLRTLPAATARRLEETLREWLLHQGRREEVAAALFVHPQTVRYRMSQLRELFPDLASPHRVLELTLAVGLGVS; from the coding sequence ATGAGCCAAGCAATCCGGAGGGCCAGCGAACTGGCCTTGGATGAGACGACGGTCACCGCACTTCGGGCCGTGCTGAAGACCACCGCCGACGAGGTTGTCCAGGCGATCATCGACGAGGTCCCCTCCTACGCCAACGCCCTGTCGGGCCGCATGGGCGGCACCATCCGCCGAGCCGTCCGCACCGCCCTGGGGCACTACCTGGACCTCGCGAGCGGGAACGCCACAGGCGGCGACGCCGGTGACGCAGCCTACGAGCTGGGCCGCGGCGAGGTGCGCGACGGCCGTTCGATGGATGCCCTGCTCAGCGCCTACCGCGTCGGCGCCCGCGTGGCCTGGCGATGCCTGGCAGCGGGAGCCGTACCCGCAGGTCTGCCCGCAGCCGAGGTCGCCAAGTTCGCCGAGCTGACCTTCGCCTACATCGACGAGCTCTCCGCCGCGAGCGCGGCGGGCCACGCCGACGAACTGGCCGCCCGGGGCAGGGCCCACGAGCGCCACCTGGAACAGCTGGCCCGTGACCTCCTCGCCGGCGCGAGCCCGGACGTGCTGCTGGCCTCTGTTCAACGGGCCGGGTGGCAGCCTCCGGTTTCGCTGACCGCGGTCCTGCTGCCCGCCGTCCAGGCCCGGCCTGCCTACCGCGCGCTCGACCCGAGCACCCTCGTCCTGGACGATCTGCCGGATTCCACCGGTGTGCTGCTCGTCCCCGATGCCGACCGGTCACATCTCTTGCGGCAGCTGACCGACCGCACCGCCGTGGTCGGCCCGGCCCGGCCATGGACTCGTGCGTCCGCCTCGTACGCGCGAGCCGTACGCGCACGCTCCCTCTCCTCTGATATTCGCGACACCGAGGACCACCTGCCCGAGCTGGTGCTGAGCGCCGACGCGGAGGCGTTCGCAGACCTGCGTGCCCGAGCCCTCGCACCGTTGCGGACCTTGCCTGCCGCGACCGCACGGCGGCTGGAGGAGACGTTGCGGGAGTGGCTGCTGCACCAGGGCAGGCGGGAGGAGGTGGCGGCGGCGTTGTTCGTCCATCCCCAGACGGTCCGGTACCGGATGTCGCAGCTGCGGGAGCTGTTTCCGGATCTCGCATCGCCGCACCGGGTCCTTGAACTGACGCTGGCGGTCGGTCTTGGGGTCAGCTGA
- a CDS encoding co-chaperone YbbN, with amino-acid sequence MAKRVHRPREDAEFNFILGMSGVPVLAYFTGTWPKAIEPCRVMDLVVGGIADDYTGRLTAVRTDITRCPAATGRYGITAAPSYVLLKEGEAVAHGTGPMAIAEVRKLLDGHL; translated from the coding sequence ATGGCAAAGCGGGTTCACCGACCCCGTGAGGACGCGGAGTTCAATTTCATCCTCGGGATGAGCGGAGTTCCGGTCCTCGCATACTTCACCGGGACATGGCCCAAGGCAATCGAGCCCTGCCGAGTGATGGACCTCGTCGTGGGTGGCATCGCCGACGACTACACGGGCCGCCTGACGGCCGTCCGCACCGACATCACGCGTTGTCCGGCCGCAACCGGGCGATACGGGATCACCGCAGCCCCGTCCTACGTCCTGCTGAAGGAGGGAGAGGCGGTGGCGCACGGCACGGGGCCTATGGCCATCGCCGAGGTACGGAAGCTCCTGGACGGCCACCTCTGA
- a CDS encoding trypsin-like serine protease: MVRRVRVLLLTALALVMGSVMSSAPASAVIGGSKSTYGPWAVRMLVDGKPACTGTAVSRQWILTASHCFYEQAQPVADRRISFRVGNLDMRKGTKVRPISGKRVGSAHADMMLVKVAPMNVRTARLSTVGVHRGQAVRQYGWGATCTRDESACQSPVLKQSDLKVVRPNDPLCAGHTAPGGPDFCMKKVSGIPAGGDSGGPVMTVGPRGTETLIGVFNGSDREKSAEAGEVSQQLSWIRSVIRR, translated from the coding sequence ATGGTGCGTCGCGTTCGTGTACTGCTGCTGACCGCCCTGGCGCTGGTAATGGGCTCGGTGATGTCGTCCGCTCCGGCCTCCGCTGTCATCGGCGGGTCAAAGAGCACCTACGGCCCGTGGGCGGTACGCATGCTCGTTGACGGCAAACCGGCGTGCACCGGGACAGCGGTTTCCCGTCAGTGGATCCTCACCGCCTCACACTGTTTCTACGAGCAGGCGCAGCCGGTCGCCGACAGGCGGATCTCCTTCCGGGTGGGCAATCTCGACATGCGCAAGGGAACCAAGGTCCGCCCCATATCTGGCAAGCGCGTGGGCAGTGCGCACGCCGACATGATGCTCGTCAAGGTCGCCCCGATGAATGTCCGCACGGCGCGCCTGTCCACGGTCGGTGTCCACCGCGGCCAGGCCGTGCGGCAGTACGGGTGGGGCGCCACCTGCACCAGGGACGAGAGCGCCTGCCAGTCTCCCGTCCTCAAGCAGTCGGACCTGAAGGTCGTACGTCCGAACGACCCCCTGTGCGCGGGTCACACCGCACCGGGCGGCCCCGACTTCTGCATGAAGAAGGTGTCCGGGATTCCCGCCGGAGGCGACTCCGGAGGCCCGGTGATGACTGTCGGCCCCCGTGGCACCGAAACCCTCATCGGCGTCTTCAACGGCTCCGACCGGGAGAAGAGCGCCGAGGCCGGGGAGGTCTCCCAGCAACTCTCCTGGATTCGCTCAGTCATCCGGCGATAG
- a CDS encoding acyl-CoA desaturase — MTAIDPTAHLTAEQIEELGRELDAIRDEVIAGRGEKDAAYIRKVISAQRKLELVSRGVLLFSIFPPAWLLGTAGLSVAKIMDNMEIGHNILHGQWDWMRDPKIHSTTWEWDHVSPSEQWKHSHNELHHTYTNVIGKDNDLGYGIMRVDEDQKWHPFHLGQPLWNFINACFFEYGIAAYDLELGKNLNKRRRKNPEFRARAKAVGRKIRKQVLKDYVIHPLLSGPSFLPTLGATFTANLVRNLWTHSVIMCGHFPEGVQVFERRSIKGETRGQWYLRQMMGSANISGSKAMHFMTGNLSHQIEHHLFPDLPSNRYAEVAVKVRALFEKYELEYVTGPLPKQVFSAWHKVFRLSLPNKKPKVKTPDREQELVAA, encoded by the coding sequence TTGACCGCCATCGACCCCACCGCCCACCTGACCGCGGAGCAGATCGAGGAGCTCGGCCGCGAGCTGGACGCGATCCGCGACGAGGTGATCGCCGGCCGCGGTGAGAAAGACGCCGCCTACATCCGCAAGGTCATCTCGGCGCAGCGCAAGCTCGAGCTGGTCAGCAGGGGCGTGCTGCTGTTCTCGATCTTCCCGCCCGCGTGGCTGCTCGGCACCGCCGGGCTGTCCGTGGCGAAGATCATGGACAACATGGAGATCGGCCACAACATCCTGCACGGCCAGTGGGACTGGATGCGGGACCCGAAGATCCACTCCACCACCTGGGAGTGGGATCACGTCTCGCCGTCCGAGCAGTGGAAGCACTCGCACAACGAGCTGCACCACACGTACACCAACGTGATCGGCAAGGACAACGACCTCGGCTACGGCATAATGCGCGTCGACGAGGACCAGAAGTGGCACCCGTTCCACCTCGGCCAGCCGCTGTGGAACTTCATCAACGCCTGCTTCTTCGAGTACGGCATCGCAGCGTATGACCTGGAGCTCGGCAAGAACCTGAACAAGCGCCGCCGCAAGAACCCGGAGTTCCGCGCGCGGGCCAAGGCCGTGGGCCGCAAGATCCGCAAGCAGGTGCTCAAGGACTACGTGATCCACCCGCTGCTGTCGGGCCCGTCGTTCCTTCCCACGCTCGGCGCCACGTTCACCGCGAACCTGGTCCGCAACCTCTGGACCCACTCGGTGATCATGTGCGGACACTTCCCCGAGGGCGTGCAGGTCTTCGAGCGCCGGTCGATCAAGGGCGAGACGCGCGGCCAGTGGTACCTGCGCCAGATGATGGGCTCGGCGAACATCAGCGGCAGCAAGGCCATGCACTTCATGACCGGCAATCTGTCGCACCAGATCGAGCACCACCTGTTCCCGGACCTGCCGAGCAACCGGTACGCCGAGGTCGCGGTGAAGGTGCGCGCACTGTTCGAGAAGTACGAGCTGGAGTACGTCACCGGCCCGCTGCCCAAGCAGGTGTTCTCCGCGTGGCACAAGGTCTTCCGGCTCTCGCTGCCGAACAAGAAGCCCAAGGTCAAGACGCCGGACCGCGAGCAGGAGCTCGTCGCGGCCTGA
- a CDS encoding DUF262 domain-containing protein, whose amino-acid sequence MKQLDAHEVPLYKVFCSDYDFHIPNYQRPYAWQVEHAEQLLDDLAETLESGGDEPYFLGAIVLVKGPQDAWAEVIDGQQRLTTLTILLAVLRDLAGDPDVAREISNTVVEPGSITLGLAPKARLTLRSKDADFFRSNVQTSGAINDLLDRKPATFKTDAQCAIQSNAGALLEKLAPWPEQRRVELAQMLLKQTYLVVVSTPDLHGAYRIFSVMNARGLDLSPADIFKSRIIGDLSAAPDAADACTTKWEDAEEALGRDDFADLFLHLRMIFAKERAKKELLREFPEQVLNRHFLPGKAQDFVDDVLVPYADAYEQIRDHSYGAPTDAEPVNAWFRRLSQLDNNDWRPSVLWALRYQGDDPDWLDRFLRALERLAASMFIRRIYTTPRVQRFADLLKELDAGHGLDAPSLTLTEDECAATRERLAGPLYLDTKTRKYILLRLDEMLAQDSGAVYTHPLITVEHVLPQNPKPESQWLVDFSEEERDWWIHRLGNLVLLNRRKNSEAQTYDFAVKKEKYFTGKLGAVNFVLTSQVLQHDAWTPTLLETRQGQLLGALSDAWEL is encoded by the coding sequence ATGAAGCAGCTCGATGCGCACGAGGTCCCGCTGTACAAGGTCTTCTGCAGCGACTACGACTTCCACATCCCGAACTACCAACGCCCGTACGCCTGGCAGGTCGAGCACGCGGAACAACTGCTGGACGACCTCGCTGAAACGCTGGAGAGCGGTGGTGATGAGCCGTACTTCCTCGGCGCCATCGTTCTGGTCAAGGGGCCGCAGGATGCTTGGGCGGAAGTGATCGATGGGCAGCAGCGGCTGACCACCCTCACCATCCTGCTGGCGGTGCTGCGGGATCTGGCAGGAGATCCTGATGTGGCGCGAGAGATCTCCAATACGGTGGTCGAACCGGGCAGCATCACACTCGGGCTTGCGCCCAAGGCCCGGCTGACCTTGCGTAGTAAGGATGCCGACTTCTTCCGCAGCAACGTGCAGACCAGCGGCGCGATCAACGACCTGCTGGACCGGAAGCCAGCCACCTTCAAGACCGACGCGCAATGCGCCATCCAGTCCAACGCAGGGGCGCTTCTCGAGAAGCTCGCCCCCTGGCCTGAGCAACGTCGCGTGGAGCTGGCTCAGATGCTGCTCAAGCAGACGTATCTCGTCGTCGTGAGCACCCCTGACCTGCATGGCGCCTACCGTATCTTCAGCGTCATGAATGCCCGGGGTTTGGACCTCTCCCCGGCCGACATCTTCAAGTCGCGCATCATCGGGGATCTCTCCGCGGCCCCGGACGCCGCCGACGCGTGCACCACCAAGTGGGAGGACGCCGAGGAGGCCCTGGGACGGGATGACTTCGCCGACCTGTTCCTACACCTGCGAATGATCTTCGCTAAGGAGCGAGCCAAGAAGGAGTTGCTCAGAGAGTTCCCCGAGCAGGTCCTCAACCGGCATTTCCTGCCGGGCAAGGCTCAGGACTTCGTCGACGATGTCCTGGTGCCGTACGCCGACGCGTACGAGCAGATCCGCGACCACAGCTATGGCGCGCCGACGGACGCCGAGCCCGTCAACGCCTGGTTCCGGCGCCTCTCGCAGCTCGACAACAACGACTGGCGACCCTCCGTGCTGTGGGCGCTGCGCTATCAGGGCGACGATCCTGACTGGCTCGACCGGTTCCTCCGCGCCCTGGAGCGACTCGCCGCCAGCATGTTCATTCGCCGGATCTACACCACACCGCGCGTCCAGCGCTTCGCGGACCTGCTCAAGGAACTCGACGCCGGCCACGGGCTCGACGCACCCTCGCTTACGCTGACCGAGGACGAGTGCGCAGCTACCCGTGAGCGCCTCGCCGGGCCGCTGTACCTCGATACCAAGACCCGCAAGTACATCCTGCTTCGCTTGGATGAAATGCTCGCCCAGGACTCCGGGGCCGTCTACACCCACCCGTTGATCACGGTAGAGCACGTGCTACCGCAGAACCCAAAGCCGGAATCGCAGTGGCTCGTCGATTTCAGCGAAGAAGAACGGGACTGGTGGATCCACCGCCTGGGCAACCTCGTCCTCCTCAACCGCAGGAAGAACTCTGAGGCGCAGACCTACGACTTCGCGGTCAAGAAGGAGAAGTACTTCACCGGCAAATTGGGCGCCGTCAACTTCGTCCTCACCAGTCAGGTTCTGCAACACGATGCATGGACCCCCACTCTGCTGGAAACACGTCAAGGCCAGCTACTCGGCGCTCTCTCAGACGCATGGGAGCTGTGA
- a CDS encoding IS481 family transposase, whose translation MGDRRIHGELAALGIKVAASTVWEILREHGIPPAPQRASTTWADFLRSQADALLSCDFFETRTLTGARLYVFAVIEHATRRIRILGATAHPTADWAVQLARNLTMDLEDVGSKARFLIRDRDSKFTDAFDAVLTDAGLQVLASGIQIPRMNSITEPWIQTCRRELLDRTLVWNHSHLLHVLREFELHYHLHRPHQAIDQAAPLRAVPAPLPRAQITQLKCAGETASAEPDTNTNMLPELRGWSFRQAQCHAGAIAG comes from the coding sequence GTGGGGGACCGCCGGATCCACGGTGAACTCGCAGCCTTGGGCATCAAGGTCGCCGCCTCCACCGTCTGGGAGATCCTTCGTGAGCACGGCATCCCGCCCGCACCGCAACGCGCGAGTACGACCTGGGCCGACTTCCTGCGCAGCCAGGCGGACGCGCTGCTCTCGTGCGACTTCTTCGAAACCCGCACCCTGACCGGGGCGCGTCTGTACGTCTTCGCCGTCATCGAGCACGCCACCCGGCGCATCCGGATCCTCGGTGCCACCGCACACCCCACCGCGGACTGGGCGGTACAGCTCGCGCGCAACCTCACCATGGACTTGGAGGACGTGGGCAGCAAGGCCAGGTTCCTCATACGAGACCGGGACTCCAAGTTCACCGATGCTTTCGACGCCGTGCTGACCGATGCGGGGCTGCAGGTCCTCGCCAGCGGTATCCAGATACCTCGAATGAACTCGATCACGGAGCCCTGGATACAGACCTGTCGTCGGGAATTGCTGGACCGCACGCTGGTGTGGAATCACAGCCATCTCCTGCACGTGCTCCGCGAGTTCGAGTTGCACTACCACCTCCACCGGCCCCACCAAGCGATAGACCAGGCAGCACCCCTGCGCGCCGTCCCCGCACCACTCCCCCGCGCACAGATCACCCAACTGAAGTGCGCGGGAGAGACCGCCTCGGCGGAGCCCGACACGAATACCAACATGCTGCCTGAGCTGCGCGGATGGAGTTTTCGGCAGGCGCAGTGCCACGCCGGCGCTATCGCCGGATGA
- a CDS encoding GPP34 family phosphoprotein — protein MTTAKDLFIIALDLKHSVGQGDLSLALAGAELIDLIGAGALAVDGEGIVPGGQVTLDDRFMDEAAAGITRQAPYERIEDWLWRRGRDLSAAYQAALEENGELKAQRSGRLPFGSERVELLDTPARRRAADRWKEKEPVLAALASVVGIDDERSDDEPGLDDEAVTTVVAAVHDAVMELEAVRQRRTIENAAFANLWRGP, from the coding sequence ATGACCACGGCGAAAGACCTGTTCATCATCGCCTTGGACCTGAAGCATTCCGTGGGGCAGGGCGACTTGTCCCTCGCACTCGCGGGAGCAGAGCTGATCGATCTCATCGGTGCGGGGGCCCTCGCCGTGGACGGCGAGGGCATTGTGCCGGGTGGACAGGTGACGCTGGACGATCGGTTCATGGACGAGGCTGCGGCAGGGATCACTCGGCAGGCGCCCTACGAGCGGATCGAGGACTGGCTGTGGCGCCGTGGCCGAGATCTCTCGGCCGCGTACCAGGCTGCCCTGGAGGAGAACGGTGAGCTGAAGGCGCAGCGGAGCGGCCGGTTGCCCTTCGGCTCGGAACGCGTGGAACTGCTCGATACGCCCGCGCGCCGCCGTGCAGCCGACCGCTGGAAAGAGAAGGAACCCGTCCTGGCCGCCCTCGCCTCGGTCGTGGGCATCGACGACGAACGATCCGATGATGAGCCCGGCCTCGATGACGAGGCGGTGACGACCGTGGTGGCCGCCGTCCACGACGCGGTGATGGAGCTGGAGGCCGTACGCCAGAGGCGGACCATCGAGAACGCTGCCTTCGCCAACCTCTGGCGCGGACCGTGA